GTTAAATCAATCGGTTTTGTTGAAAGACATTAATGATGATGCGGATATTTTAAAGCAACTTAGCGATAAATTATTTGCTATCGGCATCTTGCCTTATTATTTGCATTTGCTGGATAAAGTGGAAGGCGCTAGCCATTTTTACCAAACTGATGAGCAGGCATTAAAAATTTACAAAAAATTACAAAGCATCACTTCGGGTTATCTGGTGCCGAAACTGGCGCGTGAAATTGCCCATGAAGCGAATAAAACTTTGTACACAGCATAGGAAATTTGCAAAATATCCTTTAGAATAGACAAAATATTGACCGCACTTTTCAGGTGCATTCTTTTTACTCGTTAGCATTAAGGTAATAACTGTGACAACAGAAAACAATAAACCGGAAATCGGTAACCCAAATAACCCTCAAAAAGAATTGGATTTAGAATTTAACCAAATGGAACCTATTACCCCCAAAAAACCGCATACGCCGGAACCGTCTTTGTTAAACAAAGCAAAAGGATTTATGGGCAATTTCTCACGTAAAGACAATCCAAGCGAAGTGTCTTTCCATGTGCGCAAAGAGCCAACTTTTGGGAGTGTAAATGTGGCGCAACAAAATGAGCCGACAATAAATAATGATACGGTGATCAAAAACGATGTGGTGACAGAAACGGTGACGCCTATTCATGCCGACAAGGCAGAGGCGTCCGTCAGCGCACAAGAAAATATCACGCTAGAAAATCCTAAAACAAACGAAGCGCCAACCGCCCAAACGCAAGCGCCAGCAAACAATATCAAAAATCCAGAAAACTGGGCAGTTTTACAAGCGCTACCACCAAAATATCGTCGCATTTTTATCGTGTTATTATTAGCCATTTTACTTTTATTAATTTGGCAATGGTTAAAACCAAGTTCCGATACGGTAAATGCCTTTGAACAACCAAACAGCCAAAATATCCCAACCCAATTCCAATCTTTGGATCAAAGCCAACCGTTGGAAAATAATGTATTGGATAATATTAATAATCCGGCAGCGCCGACTGAGAACACTAACCCAGCGCAAGCCGCTACTGCGCCGACAGATCCGGCATTAACCCCAGCAGCACCAACAAATAATGTGACAACAGAAACTGCTGTACCAACTAGCACACCGGTCGCCGCACCATCAGAACAGCCAACTGCAGTTGCGCCAGTGAAATCAGCGTTAGCAGAAGAAAAACCGAAAGCGGTTGAACCGGTTAAACCAATTGAAGCACCAAAAGCGGCGCCGAAAGTGGTCGAAAAACCGAAAACCACCACCGTAGAGAAACCAAAAGTAGTAGAAAAAGCTAAAACAACAACGGTAGCTGAAAAACCGAAAGCGCAGATCACTCAAGCGAAACCAGTGACGAAAAGCCAAGGCGCGCCAGTCGTTGAAGCAAAACCAGTGGGCAGCGCAACCGCCGGTAAAGTCGCCGCAGAGAGCGTGAAAAGCGCGACCGTTGGCAGCAAAACCTTGACCATTCCGCAAGGTGTTTCATTGATGCAAGTATTCCGCGATAACAGCTTAAATATTTCCGATGTGAATGCGATGACCAAAGCGAACGGTGCCGGTAATAGCTTAAGCAGCTTTAAACCGGGCGATAAAGTACAAGTATCGCTTAACAGCCAAGGTCGCGTCAACGAATTGCGCTTGTCTAACGGCGCGCGCTTTATTCGTCAAGCTGATGGTTCTTATCAATATAAAAAATAATAAAAAGGTGGGGATAATCCCACCTTTTCTTTACTTTTGGTTACTATTGTAATCATGTCATAAGGGGATTTATGTTTAGATTAGGATTTTTATTACTCACAGCGCTTGTACTTAACGCGTGCCGGGTTCAAATTGAACCCCTTGAGATCAACCAACCGCCGGTCGTCAAACCGAAGTCTATTGACAAATCAGTACAAACCGGAAAAGCAGATCTGTATTTATGCAAAGATCAAAAAGAAGTACGCGTAGTAAGAAGTTTGGTTAGCAATAAAAAAAATAACCTAAAGTCAATTTCGCTTACCTTTGAAAATGCCACCCACAAATTGATGCAGACCATTTCCGAAAGCGGGATGCGATATACCGATATTCATTGGCAATGGCAAGAACGTCTCGAATACAGCACCTTAAGCAATGCGCGGGGTGAAGTCTTAGCCGAACAATGTATGCTCCAAAACTAAAAAAATTCCCTCACCAAACCTCCGTGAGGGAATTTTTTATCACGAACATAAATTTATCAGCATTTATAACCGCGCTTTTTCGCCGCCAAACTCATCCAATAAATTATCGATAAGTTTCGCCAAAATACCGGTCATTAAGATAAAATCCGCATCAAAACGCTGTGCTACATCTTCTTTTAAAATATCTTCATTTTGCTCACGAATTTGATCGGCAAATTTTAAACGTTTCAGCGTACAATCTTCTTGCAATACAAAACGCAAATGTTCGTCCCAGTCCAACGCCAATTTGCTAATGCATTTTCCCGCTTGCAACAACGAAAGAATTTCCTCACTTTCCACATCCTGTTGCTTACAGCGAATAACCGCGCTATCTTGGCTACCACGCAATTCCGCTTCTTCCAACAACGTTAACCATTGCGGCATATGGTTGTGTGTAATCCAATCGCTCATGACCAAACTCGGCTCATTAGCAAATACTAAAGGCACAACCGGCAAGGATCCTAAGGATTTGCGTAATAATCCTAATACGTCTTCCGCGCGTTTACTCGATGCCGCATCCACATAAACCAATTGGTGTTCCGTATCGATCCAAAGTGCGGTTTGTTGTTCTTTGCTAAAGGCACGCGGCAACAATGTAGCAATCACATCATCTTTCAACGCCTGTTTTTCCACTTTTTTCAACTTGCGGTTTTCTTTTGCTTCCAATTCATCAATTCGCTGATCCAATTCACGTTTCACCACTTGCGCCGGCAGAATTTTTTCTTCTTTGTGCGCAACTAATAAAATTTGCTTATTATTGGAAAAATACAATAACTCACTGTTTTTTAAAGGCGATTTCCAACCAAACTTGCGCATATCCGATTGTCCGCAAGGGTGAAATTGACATGACATCAATTGTGTTTGCAACTGCTCATCTGTCCATTCCCATTTTTTCGTCAACCGATACGCCATAATATTTTTAAACCAAATCATATTCTCTCCTGAAAAGAATGCGGTACAATGTCATTATTGTAAACTATTCGGGAGTGAAAATATGCAACCTAAACGTATTACTTTTATCGGCGGCGGAAATATGGCGCAAGCTATCGTATTTGGATTATTAAAACAGAACTATCCTGCTGACAAAATCACCGTTTGCGATCCAAACCAAGAAAAGCGAGATTTATTCGCGCAATGTGGCGTACAAGTAGCAGAAGATAATATCGCGGCGGTAAAAGGCGCAGAAGTCGTATTACTTGCAGTAAAACCACAGGTGATCGCCCAAGTTTGCCATGCCTTAAGTGCGGTCGATTTTTCCGCTAAATTAGTAATTTCCATTGCTGCGGCAATTTCTGTGTCAAGATTGACCGCACTTTTACCCTCCGCCAACCAGATTGTGCGAGTCATGCCAAATACTCCGGCATTAGTCTCTTGCGGCATGGCGGGATTATATGCACCGGCCTCAGTTTCTGCTGAATACAAGCAATTGGCGGAAAATTTATTAAATGCAGTAGGCGAAACTTGCTGGGTAGAAAATGAAGATCAAATGCACGCGGTCACTGCTGCTTCCGGCAGCAGCCCCGCATATTTTTTCCTGTTTATGGAAGCCATGCAAAAAGCCCTATTAGATATGGAATTAGATGAAACGACTGCGCGTCACTTAGTACAACAATCCGCATTGGGGGCGGCGAAAATGGTCATAGAAAATCCGCAAGTGGATTTAGCAACCTTGCGCCAAAA
This portion of the [Pasteurella] aerogenes genome encodes:
- a CDS encoding Membrane-bound lysozyme-inhibitor of c-type lysozyme, which gives rise to MFRLGFLLLTALVLNACRVQIEPLEINQPPVVKPKSIDKSVQTGKADLYLCKDQKEVRVVRSLVSNKKNNLKSISLTFENATHKLMQTISESGMRYTDIHWQWQERLEYSTLSNARGEVLAEQCMLQN
- the proC gene encoding pyrroline-5-carboxylate reductase, coding for MQPKRITFIGGGNMAQAIVFGLLKQNYPADKITVCDPNQEKRDLFAQCGVQVAEDNIAAVKGAEVVLLAVKPQVIAQVCHALSAVDFSAKLVISIAAAISVSRLTALLPSANQIVRVMPNTPALVSCGMAGLYAPASVSAEYKQLAENLLNAVGETCWVENEDQMHAVTAASGSSPAYFFLFMEAMQKALLDMELDETTARHLVQQSALGAAKMVIENPQVDLATLRQNVTSKGGTTAAAIHIFQQHELMETVQQAMQACVARSQEMETLF
- the oapA gene encoding opacity-associated protein OapA — translated: MTTENNKPEIGNPNNPQKELDLEFNQMEPITPKKPHTPEPSLLNKAKGFMGNFSRKDNPSEVSFHVRKEPTFGSVNVAQQNEPTINNDTVIKNDVVTETVTPIHADKAEASVSAQENITLENPKTNEAPTAQTQAPANNIKNPENWAVLQALPPKYRRIFIVLLLAILLLLIWQWLKPSSDTVNAFEQPNSQNIPTQFQSLDQSQPLENNVLDNINNPAAPTENTNPAQAATAPTDPALTPAAPTNNVTTETAVPTSTPVAAPSEQPTAVAPVKSALAEEKPKAVEPVKPIEAPKAAPKVVEKPKTTTVEKPKVVEKAKTTTVAEKPKAQITQAKPVTKSQGAPVVEAKPVGSATAGKVAAESVKSATVGSKTLTIPQGVSLMQVFRDNSLNISDVNAMTKANGAGNSLSSFKPGDKVQVSLNSQGRVNELRLSNGARFIRQADGSYQYKK
- the rdgC gene encoding recombination-associated protein rdgC, which codes for MIWFKNIMAYRLTKKWEWTDEQLQTQLMSCQFHPCGQSDMRKFGWKSPLKNSELLYFSNNKQILLVAHKEEKILPAQVVKRELDQRIDELEAKENRKLKKVEKQALKDDVIATLLPRAFSKEQQTALWIDTEHQLVYVDAASSKRAEDVLGLLRKSLGSLPVVPLVFANEPSLVMSDWITHNHMPQWLTLLEEAELRGSQDSAVIRCKQQDVESEEILSLLQAGKCISKLALDWDEHLRFVLQEDCTLKRLKFADQIREQNEDILKEDVAQRFDADFILMTGILAKLIDNLLDEFGGEKARL